One Anthonomus grandis grandis chromosome 12, icAntGran1.3, whole genome shotgun sequence DNA window includes the following coding sequences:
- the LOC126743148 gene encoding T-complex protein 1 subunit zeta, translating into MAISLLNPKAEVARAAQALAVNISAAKGIQDVMKSNLGPKGTMKMLVSGAGDIKITKDGNVLLHEMQIQHPTASLIARASTAQDDMTGDGTTSTVLLIGELLKQADIYVAEGLHPRLLTEGFDKAKTKALEILDKIKIPIEINKENLLDVCRTSLRTKVHKALADVLTEVCVEAVLTVRPKDNKPVDLHMIELMQMQHKTEVDTQLVKGLVLDHGSRHPDMPKRLENCYILTCNVSLEYEKSEVNSGFFYKTAEERDKMVLAEREFIDQRVKKVIELKRKVCAGTNKSFVIINQKGIDPMSLDQLAKEGIIGLRRAKRRNMERLALACGGVAMNTFDDLSESCLGYAGVVYEHVLGENKYTFVEGCKNPQSVTILMKGPNKHSLQQIKDAIRDGLRAINNAIEDKAVIPGAGAFEIAANKELLAWKDSVKGKQRLGVLAYAEALLVIPKILAVNSGFDVQETIVKLQEESQISPEPIGLDLASGEPIIPKDAGIFDNYIVKKQIINSCSVIASNLLLVDEIMRAGMSSLKG; encoded by the exons CCAGGCCCTCGCGGTCAACATTTCCGCCGCCAAGGGTATCCAGGACGTGATGAAAAGCAACTTGGGTCCCAAGGGAACCATGAAAAT gtTGGTCTCTGGTGCGGGAGACATCAAAATCACCAAAGACGGTAACGTTTTGTTGCACGAAATGCAAATTCAACATCCCACTGCTTCTTTGATTGCCAGGGCATCTACTGCCCAAGATGATATGACAG GTGATGGAACAACATCAACAGTCCTCCTAATTGGAGAGTTGCTAAAGCAAGCCGATATCTATGTAGCCGAAGGCTTACACCCTCGCCTATTGACTGAAGGCTTTGACAAAGCCAAAACTAAGGCTCTAGAAAtcctggacaaaattaaaatccctatTGAGATTAACAAGGAGAATCTTTTAGATGTTTGCAGGACCAGTTTGAGAACTAAG gttCATAAAGCCCTTGCAGATGTTTTAACTGAGGTTTGCGTTGAGGCAGTTTTAACCGTTAGACCTAAAGATAACAAACCGGTGGACTTGCACATGATCGAACTTATGCAAATGCAACACAAAACTGAGGTTGATACCCAGTTAGTCAAag GTTTGGTTCTGGATCATGGTTCACGCCATCCAGACATGCCGAAACGCCTGGAAAACTGTTACATTTTAACGTGCAACGTCAGTTTGGAGTACGAAAAAAGCGAAGTGAACTCCGGTTTCTTCTATAAAACCGCCGAGGAAAGGGACAAGATGGTGTTGGCCGAAAGGGAATTCATCGATCAAAGAGTGAAAAAAGTCATCGAATTAAAGAGGAAAGTGTGTGCGGGCACCAATAAGTCGTTCGTGATAATTAACCAAAAAGGTATCGACCCGATGAGCTTGGACCAGTTAGCTAAAGAAGGAATCATCGGATTAAGGAGAGCCAAAAGGCGTAACATGGAAAGGCTCGCCTTGGCGTGCGGAGGAGTCGCCATGAATACTTTCGATGATTTGTCAGAGTCCTGTTTGGGTTATGCCGGTGTTGTTTACGAACACGTTTTAGGAGAGAATAAATACACTTTTGTGGAAGGATGCAAG AATCCCCAATCGGTTACCATCTTAATGAAGGGCCCCAACAAGCATTCTTTGCAACAAATCAAAGATGCCATCAGGGACGGACTTAGGGCTATCAATAATGCTATCGAAGATAAAGCGGTAATTCCAG GTGCCGGAGCTTTCGAAATTGCCGCCAACAAAGAACTATTGGCGTGGAAGGACAGCGTCAAGGGCAAACAGAGACTGGGGGTGTTGGCCTATGCCGAAGCGCTCTTGGTCATTCCGAAAATTCTGGCGGTGAATTCCGGTTTTGATGTGCAG GAAACGATCGTAAAGTTGCAAGAGGAGAGTCAAATCAGTCCGGAACCGATCGGTTTAGATTTGGCGTCCGGGGAGCCGATTATACCGAAAGACGCCGGAATTTTCGACAATTACATCGTTAAGAAGCAAATTATTAATTCGTGTTCGGTTATAGCGAGTAATTTGCTGTTGGTCGACGAGATTATGAGGGCCGGCATGAGCAGCCTCAAGGGCTAA